In one Dermacentor variabilis isolate Ectoservices chromosome 4, ASM5094787v1, whole genome shotgun sequence genomic region, the following are encoded:
- the LOC142578079 gene encoding uncharacterized protein LOC142578079, translated as MSPDVPLFMQVLCACLSLIAGGAAKPFDAGNNMLRYDAGQPRHFCAGGYFGQFADLTSIQGHRHANGLFDSPSGGTMTSGRMPRRDQLYAIKACPSPTSFSGHGSTAVTMSPDVPLFMQVGNRKNGFRSDVLGLIVLPCPQAVVDCISDCFSIAALLLSLSGDVEKNPGPITEVMCREMLQNQKDILSKLTAVQDKQDSFETRILDMQSRILLIESKVQSLDETRNRLATLEGIVADHSVETSTLVKHLDDLDNRSRRNNLIIRGIKEEDHENEETLLSKVKDEIFSATLKVNVSSIERIHRLGRRISGRTRPVILRVADYRDKMTVLQNCTKLRDTDYSVSEDFSKRVQGIRKKLWASASEEKKAGKKVKLLFDKLKVNNTLYSWNEEREERCKLRTDAGASDN; from the coding sequence ATGTCGCCTGACGTACCGCTGTTCATGCAGGTTCTCTGCGCATGCCTTAGTCTCATCGCTGGAGGCGCTGCGAAACCCTTCGACGCTGGAAACAACATGCTTCGCTACGATGCTGGCCAGCCACGACACTTCTGCGCAGGCGGATACTTCGGCCAGTTTGCTGACCTCACCAGCATCCAGGGGCATCGACACGCGAATGGTCTTTTCGACTCGCCATCTGGGGGCACGATGACGTCAGGACGCATGCCCAGAAGGGATCAGCTGTATGCTATAAAAGCATGCCCTTCGCCTAccagcttcagtggacacggcagcaccgccGTGACGATGTCGCCTGACGTACCGCTGTTCATGCAGGTTGGTAACCGAAAAAATGGCTTCCGTAGTGATGTTCTTGGTCTTatagtgctgccgtgtccacaggCTGTCGTTGACTGTATAAGCGACTGTTTTTCTATTGCGGCCCTGTTGTTGAGTCTCTCTGGGGACGTGGAGAAAAATCCAGGTCCAATAACAGAAGTAATGTGCAGGGAAATGCTCCAAAACCAGAAAGACATTTTGTCTAAActcactgcggttcaagacaagCAAGACTCGTTTGAAACAAGAATACTAGACATGCAGAGTCGGATTCTTCTTATCGAGAGTAAGGTACAAAGCTTAGACGAGACTCGGAACAGGCTCGCAACTCTTGAGGGAATTGTAGCTGACCACAGCGTTGAAACATCTACTCTGGTCAAACATCTGGATGATCTGGATAATCGTTCACGACGAAATAATCTTATCATTAGAGGAATTAAAGAAGAGGACCACGAAAACGAAGAGACCCTATTAAGCAAAGTAAAGGACGAAATCTTCAGCGCTACTCTGAAAGTGAATGTATCTTCTATTGAACGAATTCATAGGTTAGGCAGGAGGATTTCTGGTAGAACGCGACCAGTTATCCTGAGGGTGGCAGACTATAGGGATAAAATGACAGTTTTGCAGAACTGCACAAAACTGAGAGACACAGATTACAGCGTAAGCGAAGATTTCTCTAAAAGAGTACAGGGAATAAGAAAAAAGCTATGGGCCTCGGCGAGTGAGgagaagaaggcaggaaagaaggTAAAGCTGCTTTTTGATAAATTAAAAGTAAACAATACGCTGTACAGCTGGAATGAAGAACGTGAGGAAAGGTGCAAACTGCGAACTGATGCAGGAGCAAGTGATAATTGA